A stretch of the Nitrospirota bacterium genome encodes the following:
- a CDS encoding discoidin domain-containing protein, which yields MSIALPKIADCAIASGLEKVYTVVKPTCIRLSRNDIIPLMTSDTTPSPYVISASEYLGDNYRPYMAFDNNSDSIWHTKGTSSPWWIKVDLGVDNGKVVIGYTIKQQIDNPTRAPKIWEFQGSNNDTDWIVLDGQNQINWINTKRTYIFANSTSYRYYRLYITANNGDTYLTISEIEFLQYPTTSPSIESLWVAIPYNTLGTNPLSLFENSFGGTGLLKYQYALNNGAYNGTWLTLSELNTALSGAIITDYTNSLRLKAQFISNGSEQAELIIAGELMASGYIANYYLPLEPTDISTEYEVVEI from the coding sequence ATGTCAATAGCACTTCCTAAAATAGCTGACTGTGCGATTGCATCAGGGCTTGAGAAGGTCTATACTGTTGTTAAGCCCACCTGCATAAGACTCAGTAGAAACGACATAATACCTTTAATGACCTCTGACACAACGCCTTCTCCTTATGTAATTTCGGCAAGCGAATATTTAGGTGACAACTATAGACCCTATATGGCTTTCGATAACAATAGCGATTCTATTTGGCATACTAAGGGAACATCAAGCCCATGGTGGATAAAGGTTGATTTAGGAGTTGATAATGGAAAAGTTGTAATTGGATATACGATTAAACAGCAAATAGATAACCCAACAAGAGCCCCTAAGATTTGGGAATTTCAAGGCTCAAACAATGACACTGATTGGATAGTTTTGGACGGACAAAATCAAATAAATTGGATAAATACAAAAAGAACTTATATTTTCGCTAACAGCACAAGCTATAGATATTATAGGCTCTACATTACAGCTAATAACGGAGACACTTACTTAACGATTAGTGAAATTGAATTTCTTCAATATCCAACTACCTCCCCTTCTATTGAATCCCTATGGGTGGCAATTCCCTACAACACACTCGGCACAAATCCATTAAGTCTTTTTGAAAACTCCTTTGGAGGAACAGGCTTACTTAAATACCAATATGCCTTAAATAACGGTGCATATAATGGCACATGGCTTACACTATCAGAGCTTAATACTGCCCTTTCAGGTGCAATTATAACAGACTATACGAATTCTCTGAGGCTCAAGGCACAGTTCATAAGTAATGGCTCAGAGCAGGCAGAGCTGATTATTGCAGGTGAGTTGATGGCAAGTGGCTATATCGCAAACTACTACCTTCCGCTTGAGCCTACTGACATCTCAACCGAGTATGAGGTGGTGGAGATATGA
- a CDS encoding BppU family phage baseplate upper protein, with the protein MALKSLTFTKGDKRILRIQVKENGTPKNITGMTFKFGVKENLADASYKIGPVTGVIDDVSQGHVSFTFNVGTNVFSGVYEVAMYDAAENRTTLTPAGGLSFRAMENIID; encoded by the coding sequence ATGGCACTTAAATCATTGACATTTACCAAAGGCGATAAGCGCATCTTACGCATTCAGGTAAAAGAAAACGGCACTCCTAAAAATATCACTGGCATGACTTTTAAATTCGGAGTGAAGGAAAACCTTGCAGATGCCTCTTATAAAATAGGTCCTGTAACAGGCGTAATAGACGATGTCTCACAGGGGCATGTCTCATTTACATTTAATGTTGGAACAAATGTTTTCTCAGGTGTCTATGAAGTGGCAATGTATGATGCAGCAGAAAACAGAACGACCTTAACCCCTGCCGGAGGATTATCCTTCAGGGCGATGGAGAATATAATTGATTAA
- a CDS encoding DUF1834 family protein produces the protein MDFEQIEDKLIETLKSIPYLKTVETYAGQLEAEIESLPIRFPACYVVYGGSNFDWLDGPNHQETVDFTVLVAGKNLRGSSSLRKDSGGAYDLINDVTATLTNKNFDLDIERLKPMKVALVFISKTVAVYGIDFQTSFDGTYDW, from the coding sequence ATGGACTTTGAACAAATAGAAGACAAGCTCATCGAGACCCTTAAGAGTATTCCTTATCTTAAGACAGTCGAGACCTATGCAGGTCAGCTTGAGGCTGAAATCGAAAGCCTTCCTATCAGGTTTCCTGCCTGCTATGTTGTCTATGGAGGCTCTAACTTCGATTGGCTCGATGGTCCAAATCATCAGGAGACAGTGGATTTCACCGTGCTTGTTGCAGGTAAAAACCTAAGAGGCAGTTCATCTCTAAGAAAAGATTCAGGTGGTGCATACGACCTTATAAACGATGTCACTGCCACCCTCACGAATAAGAATTTCGATTTAGACATAGAGAGGCTTAAGCCTATGAAGGTCGCATTGGTCTTTATATCAAAGACAGTGGCTGTTTATGGAATAGATTTTCAAACGAGTTTTGATGGGACATACGATTGGTAA